From Deltaproteobacteria bacterium, one genomic window encodes:
- a CDS encoding transposase codes for SQRGQASVDRLESWYSNAIQIHTPIHASWLNQVEIYFSVLQRKVRTPNYFESLEELETKILAFQAIYEETAQGKTFRVEIHARGLAENAIQI; via the coding sequence TTCGCAAAGAGGCCAGGCGTCTGTTGATCGCCTGGAGAGCTGGTATTCGAATGCGATTCAAATCCACACCCCGATCCACGCCAGCTGGCTTAATCAGGTTGAAATTTATTTCTCTGTGCTCCAGCGCAAGGTGCGTACGCCCAACTACTTTGAAAGCCTCGAAGAACTCGAAACCAAAATTCTGGCCTTCCAGGCCATATACGAAGAAACCGCACAGGGCAAGACCTTTCGAGTGGAAATTCACGCGAGAGGACTTGCGGAAAATGCTATCCAAATTTGA